A region of Pyxidicoccus parkwaysis DNA encodes the following proteins:
- a CDS encoding Ig-like domain-containing protein, with the protein MTSATLPSGTVTRSGVLSSDYEAWLAFDSNDSAPSMWLSEVGQTPAWIGYEWASGAKRVTHYAIKFVNGSLTSRAPRSWTFQGWNGSAWVVLDTRPNETNWAGVERREYVVASPGSYSKYRLNVTDDNDSRSTGNETVSIGKLELFDCPCVTTNLVPVMTSPTLPSGSVTRSGVLSSDYEGWLAFDSVDSSTSMWLSQVRQVPAWLAYQWADGAKSVDRYAIRFTNGSLTSRAPKNWTLEGWNGSSWVVVDTRANEVNWGGSERREYVVASPGSFAQYRLNVSDDNDDRTGIETISIGRLELLKCNVDTQPPAAPVLTGFTPASPSNNTKPVLAGTAEAGASVNIFAGVSCTGPLVATVMASANGSFSSTLTVPVNATSTFTATARDAAGNVSTCSAGLAYVHDGVAPAAPVLTGFSPASPSSNLNPVLSGTAEANSTVRIFSGTTCAGTPVVTVTASSTGVFSATSSVTANTTTAFTATSTDVAGNVSACSTSLSYRHDSVAPNAPVLTGFTPVSPSNNLNPTLSGTAEASATVRLFSGTSCSGAVLTTSTVSASGTFSVTRTVGANTTTTFTATVVDAAGNVSPCSASLGYRHDNQPPSVPVFSGFTPASPGTSLSPQLRGTTEKSATVQLFQGSGCVAPVLATLNADATTGVFTSTVTVSANASTGFSARALDAVGNVSACSAVATYVHDTVAPPPPTFLSGYVPFDAPPVAVQVRAQTEGRGRVAVFTDAACTVAASPAGVVQADATGSALLPLTQAQRQTTMFAAALDVAGNRSSCVSFEAGCPVGFEDCDGNPANGCEADLMADEGNCGACGTTCSGAPSANAVCGAGTCGLGCVVGTFDCDGIAANGCESTTACGASVCQVEPFEELLITDLSVVEDPVRTTGSGAWTFGALMRAMNGGRDPSELVRNWLKTWQADQFIGATFVPARPNIGPLVLGPWEARSGGPNAPLNFDVAPFRLLAIVNRMDLRHEGVHAGEGRFVFGVTDPNTGGPMPFTVILEYTLPGGHAEEFQRWSRDWHELGRLGLGHPDYNAKLQALTDRFTKSFVLAGRFMGSAISQVRTNENTLDPEWELREFHFGPGGLEPAHVALTPPFFLNGSQLVADYINQNQPAILTETHVVPEFFQGQPFLWGSAPTPFGFFWNALGVEPQARHKFSLNTCNGCHAGETQTVFLHVGFRSKGQPAFLSPFLVSTAPIPDPVTRTPRVFNDLGRRREDLSALVCGVPSQLTASKDRVGESLLAPARFVEPAVPGFPPRSNLPAGRVH; encoded by the coding sequence ATGACCAGCGCGACGTTGCCCTCCGGCACCGTGACGCGCTCGGGCGTCCTGAGCTCGGACTACGAGGCGTGGCTGGCCTTCGACAGCAATGACTCGGCGCCGTCCATGTGGCTGTCCGAGGTGGGGCAGACACCCGCGTGGATTGGCTACGAGTGGGCGAGCGGCGCCAAGCGCGTCACCCACTACGCCATCAAGTTCGTCAACGGCTCGCTCACCTCGCGCGCGCCTCGGAGCTGGACGTTCCAGGGCTGGAATGGCTCCGCCTGGGTCGTCCTGGATACGCGCCCCAATGAGACCAACTGGGCCGGCGTCGAGCGGCGCGAGTACGTCGTCGCCTCGCCGGGCAGCTACAGCAAGTACCGGCTGAACGTGACGGACGACAATGACAGCCGCAGCACCGGCAATGAGACGGTGTCCATCGGCAAGCTGGAGTTGTTCGACTGTCCTTGCGTGACGACGAACCTCGTCCCCGTGATGACCAGTCCGACGCTGCCGTCCGGAAGTGTCACGCGCTCGGGCGTCCTGAGCTCGGACTACGAGGGGTGGCTGGCGTTCGACAGCGTCGACTCGTCGACTTCCATGTGGCTCTCCCAGGTAAGGCAGGTGCCCGCGTGGCTTGCCTATCAGTGGGCGGACGGCGCGAAGAGTGTGGACCGCTATGCCATCCGATTCACGAATGGCTCGCTCACCAGCCGGGCGCCGAAGAACTGGACGCTCGAAGGGTGGAATGGCTCCTCCTGGGTCGTCGTCGATACGCGCGCCAACGAGGTCAACTGGGGCGGCAGCGAGCGGCGTGAGTACGTGGTCGCCTCGCCGGGCAGCTTCGCCCAGTACCGGCTGAACGTGTCGGATGACAACGACGACCGCACGGGCATCGAGACCATATCCATCGGCCGGCTCGAGCTGCTCAAGTGCAACGTGGACACGCAGCCTCCGGCCGCGCCCGTGCTGACCGGCTTCACTCCCGCGTCGCCGTCCAACAACACGAAGCCCGTGCTGGCCGGCACCGCCGAGGCGGGCGCCAGCGTGAACATCTTCGCGGGCGTATCGTGCACGGGCCCTCTTGTGGCCACCGTCATGGCGAGCGCGAATGGTTCCTTCTCATCCACGCTGACGGTGCCGGTCAACGCGACGTCCACCTTCACCGCCACCGCGAGGGATGCGGCGGGCAATGTGTCCACGTGCTCGGCGGGCCTCGCCTACGTGCATGACGGCGTCGCGCCGGCGGCTCCGGTGCTGACAGGGTTCAGCCCTGCTTCGCCTTCCAGCAACCTCAACCCGGTGCTGTCCGGTACGGCGGAGGCGAACTCCACCGTGCGCATCTTCTCGGGCACCACCTGCGCGGGGACTCCGGTCGTCACAGTGACGGCTTCCTCCACGGGCGTCTTCTCCGCCACCAGCTCAGTGACGGCGAACACCACCACGGCCTTCACCGCGACGTCGACCGATGTTGCCGGCAACGTGTCCGCGTGCTCGACGAGTCTCAGCTACCGGCACGACAGCGTCGCTCCCAACGCGCCGGTGCTGACGGGCTTCACCCCGGTCTCTCCGTCCAACAACCTCAACCCCACGCTCTCCGGCACCGCCGAGGCCAGCGCCACCGTGCGCTTGTTCTCGGGGACCTCCTGTTCGGGCGCCGTGCTCACGACGTCGACGGTCTCCGCCTCGGGGACGTTCTCCGTCACCCGGACCGTCGGCGCGAACACGACCACGACCTTCACGGCCACGGTGGTGGATGCGGCGGGCAATGTGTCGCCGTGCTCGGCGAGCCTCGGCTACCGGCATGACAACCAGCCGCCTTCCGTGCCCGTCTTCTCGGGATTCACTCCCGCGTCCCCGGGCACTTCGTTGTCGCCGCAGCTCCGCGGCACCACGGAGAAGAGTGCCACCGTGCAGCTCTTCCAGGGCAGCGGCTGTGTGGCGCCTGTCCTGGCCACGCTCAACGCGGATGCCACGACGGGCGTCTTCACCTCCACGGTGACGGTGAGCGCCAACGCGTCCACGGGCTTCTCCGCTCGCGCGCTGGATGCGGTGGGCAACGTCTCTGCGTGCTCCGCGGTTGCCACCTATGTGCACGACACCGTGGCGCCCCCGCCTCCCACATTCCTTTCGGGCTACGTCCCGTTCGACGCGCCGCCCGTCGCCGTACAGGTGCGTGCGCAGACGGAGGGACGCGGACGTGTGGCCGTGTTCACCGATGCGGCGTGCACTGTCGCGGCGTCTCCGGCCGGCGTGGTGCAGGCGGATGCCACGGGCTCCGCACTGCTGCCCCTGACGCAGGCGCAGCGCCAGACGACGATGTTCGCGGCGGCACTCGACGTCGCGGGCAACCGCTCCTCGTGCGTGTCCTTCGAGGCCGGCTGCCCGGTGGGCTTCGAGGACTGTGACGGCAACCCCGCCAATGGCTGCGAGGCCGACTTGATGGCCGACGAGGGCAACTGCGGCGCGTGCGGCACCACGTGCAGTGGAGCGCCCTCCGCCAACGCCGTGTGCGGTGCGGGCACGTGCGGTCTCGGCTGCGTGGTGGGCACCTTCGACTGTGATGGCATCGCGGCCAATGGCTGCGAGTCCACCACCGCCTGCGGCGCCTCGGTCTGCCAGGTGGAGCCGTTCGAGGAGCTGCTCATCACGGACCTGTCCGTGGTGGAGGACCCGGTGCGCACCACCGGCTCGGGCGCCTGGACGTTCGGCGCGCTGATGCGGGCAATGAACGGCGGGAGGGACCCGTCCGAGCTGGTGCGCAACTGGCTGAAGACCTGGCAGGCGGACCAGTTCATCGGCGCCACCTTCGTGCCGGCTCGTCCGAACATCGGGCCCCTGGTGTTGGGGCCGTGGGAGGCTCGCAGTGGAGGCCCCAATGCGCCGCTGAACTTCGACGTGGCGCCGTTCCGGCTGCTGGCCATCGTCAACCGCATGGACCTGCGACACGAGGGCGTGCACGCGGGCGAGGGGCGCTTCGTGTTCGGCGTGACGGACCCGAACACTGGTGGCCCGATGCCCTTCACCGTCATCCTCGAGTACACGCTGCCGGGTGGACATGCGGAGGAGTTCCAGCGCTGGTCGCGTGACTGGCACGAGCTGGGCCGGCTCGGTCTGGGCCATCCGGACTACAACGCGAAGCTCCAGGCGCTGACGGACCGCTTCACGAAGTCCTTCGTGCTCGCGGGCCGCTTCATGGGCAGCGCCATCAGCCAGGTGCGCACCAACGAGAACACGTTGGACCCGGAGTGGGAGCTGCGAGAGTTCCACTTCGGGCCGGGCGGACTGGAGCCCGCGCACGTAGCGCTCACGCCGCCGTTCTTCCTCAACGGCTCGCAGTTGGTCGCGGACTACATCAACCAGAACCAACCGGCGATTCTCACGGAGACGCATGTGGTTCCGGAGTTCTTCCAGGGACAGCCCTTCCTCTGGGGCTCGGCGCCGACTCCGTTCGGCTTCTTCTGGAACGCTCTCGGCGTGGAGCCGCAGGCTCGGCACAAGTTCTCGCTGAACACCTGCAACGGCTGTCACGCGGGGGAGACGCAGACAGTCTTCCTCCACGTCGGCTTCCGTTCTAAGGGCCAACCCGCCTTCCTCTCGCCGTTCCTGGTCAGCACCGCGCCCATTCCGGACCCTGTCACGCGGACGCCGCGCGTGTTCAACGACCTGGGTCGGCGCCGCGAGGACCTGTCCGCCCTGGTGTGCGGCGTGCCCTCGCAGTTGACGGCGTCGAAGGACCGGGTGGGCGAGTCGCTGCTCGCGCCCGCCCGGTTCGTCGAGCCCGCCGTGCCGGGCTTCCCGCCTCGCTCCAACCTGCCGGCTGGCCGCGTCCACTGA
- a CDS encoding prolyl oligopeptidase family serine peptidase: MLRRNPCLRLRWELLVTLAVTAMLHACASNRSTLPPPLQVPTSPREPVVDDYFGTKVVDPYRWMEDRDAPRFVDWLQRQDAYARAVLGAIPGRDRLLERLQAHSAGGSVVRGVRQAGGRVFYLKRNPGDDALKLYVLLTPEGPERRLVDPALAGGAMSIDYFRPSPDGRRVAYGLSEGGSEQSVLHILEVDGGEHAPETIDRTPYAEPSWRPDGTGFYYNRLAEHTEGMAEAEKYLHSRAWLHQVGTPPERDVPVLGTGVAGSPALQPVDSPYVQATAGSEHVLAMISHGADAAMSVFVARANPGAGYHWKKVADAADGVTAAALHGDELYLLTRKDAPRFKVLQVDANAPDLARARTVVPCSERVIQDIAVAADGLYLSELDGGLGRLRRYGFSTRTLTEISLPLEGAVRGPVTEPARAGALVGLQNWITPESWRYVDDSGQSVSTRIVAPWNVDTSPYLVEEVRARSWDGTLIPLSIVRRRDARLDASSPVWLTAYGAYGVSMTPSFSGVYGTSRLMPLVEDGGMYAVCHVRGGGEYGDAWRLAGAQENKPNSYKDLLACADHLIARGYTRPSALALEGASAGGIVVGMALTARPDLFKVVFSRVGDNNPLRLEQGADGPIVAAEFGSTRTQAGFRALYAIDPTQHVRAGTAYPAVMLTTGFNDARVPPWQPGKLAAHLQAATASGHPVILRVEFEGGHVASSGARSLAEHADMLAFFYAQLGRTDAQTGARD, encoded by the coding sequence TTGCTGAGACGAAATCCGTGCCTGCGCCTTCGCTGGGAGCTCCTGGTCACGCTGGCCGTGACGGCCATGCTCCACGCGTGCGCGTCGAATCGCAGCACCCTCCCACCGCCACTCCAGGTTCCCACGTCCCCGCGCGAGCCGGTCGTCGATGACTATTTCGGAACGAAGGTCGTGGACCCCTATCGCTGGATGGAAGACCGGGATGCGCCCCGGTTCGTGGACTGGCTCCAGCGGCAGGACGCGTATGCACGTGCCGTCCTCGGCGCCATTCCCGGACGAGACAGATTGCTCGAGCGGCTCCAGGCCCACTCCGCGGGCGGGTCCGTGGTGCGCGGGGTACGTCAGGCCGGGGGCCGGGTCTTCTATCTCAAGCGCAATCCAGGTGACGACGCGCTGAAGCTCTACGTGCTGCTGACACCGGAGGGGCCCGAGCGACGCCTGGTCGACCCGGCCCTGGCAGGGGGCGCCATGTCCATCGACTACTTCAGGCCATCCCCGGACGGCCGGCGCGTGGCCTACGGCCTCTCCGAGGGCGGTTCGGAGCAAAGCGTCCTGCACATCCTGGAGGTGGATGGCGGGGAGCACGCACCCGAAACCATCGACCGCACGCCCTATGCCGAACCGTCCTGGCGGCCCGATGGCACGGGCTTCTATTACAACCGGCTGGCCGAGCACACGGAGGGCATGGCCGAAGCCGAGAAGTATCTGCACAGCCGCGCCTGGCTGCACCAGGTCGGAACCCCTCCGGAGCGGGATGTCCCGGTGCTCGGCACTGGCGTCGCGGGCTCGCCTGCGCTTCAACCCGTGGATTCACCCTACGTCCAGGCCACGGCGGGCTCCGAGCACGTCCTGGCGATGATCAGCCACGGCGCCGATGCGGCGATGAGCGTCTTCGTCGCGCGCGCCAACCCCGGCGCGGGGTACCACTGGAAGAAGGTCGCTGATGCCGCGGACGGTGTGACGGCGGCGGCCCTGCACGGTGACGAGCTGTATCTCCTCACACGCAAGGACGCGCCGCGCTTCAAGGTCCTCCAGGTCGACGCCAACGCGCCGGACCTGGCGCGCGCGAGGACGGTGGTCCCCTGTTCCGAGCGCGTCATCCAGGACATCGCCGTCGCCGCGGACGGGCTCTATCTCTCCGAGCTCGATGGAGGCCTGGGCAGGCTGCGCCGCTATGGTTTCTCCACCAGGACGCTGACCGAAATCTCCCTCCCACTGGAAGGCGCCGTGCGAGGGCCCGTGACGGAGCCAGCGCGAGCCGGCGCGCTCGTGGGCCTCCAGAACTGGATCACCCCCGAGAGCTGGCGCTACGTGGATGACTCCGGACAGAGCGTCTCCACCCGCATCGTGGCGCCGTGGAACGTGGACACATCCCCCTATCTCGTCGAAGAGGTCCGGGCGCGGTCCTGGGATGGAACGCTGATTCCTCTGTCCATCGTGCGCCGGCGCGATGCCAGGCTCGACGCGTCCAGTCCCGTCTGGTTGACGGCCTATGGGGCGTACGGCGTCTCGATGACGCCGAGCTTCTCCGGCGTCTATGGAACCTCGCGGCTGATGCCCCTGGTGGAGGACGGCGGCATGTACGCGGTCTGCCACGTCCGCGGAGGTGGAGAGTACGGTGACGCGTGGCGCCTCGCGGGTGCGCAGGAGAACAAGCCGAACAGCTACAAGGACCTGCTCGCCTGCGCGGACCACCTCATCGCGCGGGGGTATACGCGGCCGTCAGCCCTGGCCCTGGAAGGCGCCAGTGCGGGAGGCATCGTGGTGGGGATGGCCCTGACCGCGCGCCCGGACCTGTTCAAGGTCGTCTTCAGCCGCGTCGGCGACAACAACCCCCTCCGCTTGGAGCAAGGTGCCGACGGTCCCATCGTCGCCGCGGAGTTTGGCTCGACCCGCACCCAGGCAGGCTTTCGGGCGTTGTACGCCATCGACCCGACCCAGCACGTCCGAGCAGGCACGGCGTACCCCGCGGTGATGCTGACCACCGGCTTCAACGATGCACGTGTACCGCCCTGGCAGCCGGGGAAGCTCGCCGCGCATCTGCAGGCGGCGACGGCGAGCGGCCACCCCGTCATCCTCCGCGTGGAGTTCGAAGGAGGACACGTGGCTTCGTCAGGTGCCCGAAGCCTTGCCGAGCATGCCGACATGCTCGCGTTCTTCTACGCCCAACTGGGCCGTACCGACGCCCAGACCGGGGCACGCGACTGA
- a CDS encoding MarR family winged helix-turn-helix transcriptional regulator yields MNDKKPREGLTDFTNRSGAAAVGARLRRLSERIDREATELYAELGVTFEQRWFGTLNLLDLYGPLTVGELAQALGITHVSVSQTRDSLQRSGLTTSDADPSDGRRRTVRLTKEGKALVARLKPLWAALSEAAVELDQEAGNALAALERLERALDRSSLTERVRRLIRK; encoded by the coding sequence ATGAACGACAAGAAGCCACGTGAGGGGCTGACGGACTTTACGAACAGGTCAGGTGCGGCCGCCGTCGGGGCGCGCCTTCGGCGCTTGTCCGAGCGCATCGACCGGGAGGCCACCGAGCTCTATGCGGAGCTGGGCGTGACGTTCGAGCAGCGGTGGTTCGGGACGCTCAACCTGCTCGACCTCTACGGTCCGCTGACGGTAGGGGAGCTTGCCCAGGCGCTCGGAATCACCCACGTGTCGGTCAGCCAGACGCGCGACTCACTCCAGCGGTCCGGCCTCACGACCTCCGACGCGGACCCGTCCGACGGGCGGCGGCGCACCGTGCGCCTGACGAAGGAAGGGAAGGCCCTGGTCGCGCGCCTGAAGCCTCTATGGGCCGCGCTCTCCGAAGCGGCCGTGGAGCTGGACCAGGAGGCCGGCAACGCGCTGGCGGCGCTCGAACGGCTGGAGCGCGCGCTGGATAGAAGCTCCCTGACCGAGCGGGTCCGGAGGCTCATTCGGAAGTAG
- the argC gene encoding N-acetyl-gamma-glutamyl-phosphate reductase, producing the protein MTRANIYILGASGFGGGELLRILAGHPAVGGIRVVSRHHAGEPIHKVHPHLRGLVDGRFEAEPDWRWLSDSQQPVVFSALGHGELAKQFIDIEKKWADAGIAERVLLIDLSSDFRLDHPGRYAGAYGRPHPAPDLLGTFTYGLTEWKRDAIAKAKRIANPGCFATAVQLALLPIASTPGLGLLAVSGVTGSSGSGSLPGEGTHHPTRAHDFRAYKPLEHQHEAEVEVMLVAHGAQRHRLAFVPHSAPMVRGIFATVQFEWPEHGGAVVTQSLTDKFRRYYEGSKFVRIVEGTPRVAAVAGSNFCDISVATKGRSVAVMAALDNLVKGMAGQAVQNFNVALGLPEDTNLRQAACYP; encoded by the coding sequence ATGACGCGGGCGAACATCTACATCCTGGGAGCCTCCGGTTTCGGCGGAGGCGAGCTCTTGCGCATCCTCGCCGGACATCCGGCGGTGGGCGGCATCCGCGTGGTGTCGCGGCACCATGCGGGCGAGCCCATCCACAAGGTGCACCCGCACCTGCGCGGGCTGGTGGACGGCCGCTTCGAGGCGGAGCCGGACTGGCGCTGGCTGTCGGACTCTCAGCAGCCGGTGGTGTTCAGCGCGCTGGGCCACGGTGAGCTGGCGAAGCAGTTCATCGACATCGAGAAGAAGTGGGCCGACGCCGGCATCGCCGAGCGCGTGCTGCTCATCGATTTGTCCTCGGACTTCCGGTTGGACCACCCGGGCCGCTACGCGGGCGCGTACGGCCGGCCCCACCCGGCTCCGGACCTGCTGGGCACCTTCACGTACGGCCTCACGGAGTGGAAGCGCGACGCCATCGCCAAGGCGAAGCGCATCGCCAACCCGGGGTGCTTCGCGACGGCGGTGCAGCTCGCGCTGCTGCCGATTGCGTCCACGCCGGGCCTGGGGCTGCTGGCAGTCTCTGGCGTGACGGGCTCGTCCGGCTCCGGCTCGCTGCCGGGCGAGGGCACGCACCACCCGACGCGCGCGCACGACTTCCGCGCGTACAAGCCGCTGGAGCACCAGCACGAGGCCGAGGTGGAGGTGATGCTGGTGGCGCATGGCGCGCAGCGGCACCGGCTGGCCTTCGTGCCGCACTCGGCGCCCATGGTGCGCGGCATCTTCGCCACCGTGCAGTTCGAGTGGCCGGAGCACGGCGGCGCGGTGGTGACGCAGTCGCTGACGGACAAGTTCCGCCGCTACTACGAAGGCTCGAAGTTCGTCCGCATCGTCGAGGGCACGCCGCGCGTCGCCGCGGTGGCGGGCAGCAACTTCTGCGACATCTCCGTGGCCACCAAGGGCCGCTCGGTGGCCGTCATGGCGGCGCTGGACAACCTGGTGAAGGGCATGGCCGGCCAGGCCGTGCAGAACTTCAACGTGGCCCTCGGCCTGCCCGAGGATACGAATCTGCGCCAGGCGGCCTGCTACCCGTAG
- a CDS encoding DUF1611 domain-containing protein has protein sequence MKVFVDKVGSVTRNLGLGRTVHLAPEVKAEEGAVVAVRIHGEKSVYNQLEDPHGRLVTLHAGDIVVGALGHRNALHGYEGVVPESVSVGDRLNVLNMGGVIGKCTSHNPGVGMPFEAEVLGQVLEFPELMSRTGQPAHVTSGALKGTSTPVKCPVIYVVGTCMNAGKTYAASVIVRALAQAGYRVGGAKLTGVSLMRDTLSMQDSGADVVMDFTDAGVVCTGPRTGARVARVLFSELAAENVDIIVAETGDGIMGEYGVQGILADAELKSLAGAWVLCANDPVGAAGGVRHLRETYGIDVDVVAGPATDNAVGVRFVEQVVGIPARNARANAAALGKLFLEKLAPKLGAGRKS, from the coding sequence ATGAAGGTCTTCGTCGACAAGGTGGGTAGCGTCACCCGGAACCTCGGCCTCGGCCGCACGGTGCACCTGGCTCCGGAAGTGAAGGCGGAAGAAGGCGCGGTGGTCGCCGTGCGCATCCACGGCGAGAAGAGCGTCTACAACCAGCTTGAGGACCCGCACGGGCGCCTCGTCACCCTGCACGCGGGCGACATCGTCGTGGGCGCGCTGGGGCACCGCAACGCACTGCACGGCTACGAGGGCGTGGTGCCCGAGTCCGTCTCCGTGGGCGACCGGCTGAACGTGCTCAACATGGGCGGCGTCATCGGCAAGTGCACCTCGCACAACCCCGGCGTGGGCATGCCCTTCGAGGCCGAAGTCCTGGGCCAGGTGCTGGAGTTCCCGGAGCTGATGTCGCGCACCGGGCAGCCGGCGCACGTCACCTCGGGCGCGCTGAAGGGCACGTCCACCCCGGTGAAGTGCCCCGTCATCTACGTCGTCGGCACCTGCATGAACGCGGGCAAGACGTACGCAGCCAGCGTCATCGTCCGCGCGCTGGCGCAGGCGGGCTACCGCGTGGGCGGCGCGAAGCTGACGGGCGTGTCGCTGATGCGCGACACGCTGAGCATGCAGGACTCCGGCGCGGACGTGGTGATGGACTTCACCGACGCGGGCGTCGTCTGCACGGGCCCGCGCACGGGAGCGCGCGTGGCGCGGGTGCTCTTCTCCGAGCTGGCGGCGGAGAACGTGGACATCATCGTCGCGGAGACGGGCGACGGCATCATGGGTGAGTACGGCGTGCAGGGCATCCTCGCGGACGCGGAGCTGAAGAGCCTCGCGGGGGCCTGGGTGCTGTGCGCCAACGACCCGGTGGGCGCCGCCGGCGGCGTGCGGCACCTGCGTGAGACGTACGGCATCGACGTGGACGTGGTGGCGGGACCGGCCACGGACAACGCGGTGGGCGTGCGCTTCGTGGAGCAGGTGGTGGGGATTCCCGCTCGCAACGCACGCGCGAATGCGGCTGCGCTGGGCAAGCTGTTCCTGGAGAAGCTCGCGCCCAAGCTGGGCGCGGGGAGGAAGTCATGA
- the argG gene encoding argininosuccinate synthase, with translation MSKKNVVLAFSGGLDTAFCTVYLREQGYNVTTVTVDTGGFPPEQLANIAALSSKLGAVAHHTVDARDTLFQGYLRYLIAGNVLRGQVYPLSVSAERACQAVEAVRMARELGAQAIAHGSTGAGNDQVRFDVAFRSLAPELELLTPIRTLGLSRQQELSFLAERGIHMPPKLGSYSVNEGMWGTSVGGRETLDSWSALPEAAFPGGVIPTDLKPRTLTLSFEQGIPSALDGEKLSPVKLVETLNAIGRTYGIGRGVHLGDTILGIKGRVGFEAPAAHLLITSHRELEKLVLSGKQLFWKESMGNLYGSLLHEGHFFDPLVKDLEAFLTSSQERVTGEVRLVLHPRTMVVEGVKSPHSLMDAKVATYGEANVLWTGSEAAGFAKLYGVAQMLSHRAKGG, from the coding sequence ATGAGCAAGAAGAACGTGGTGCTGGCCTTCTCCGGCGGACTCGATACCGCTTTCTGCACCGTGTACCTGCGCGAGCAGGGCTACAACGTGACGACTGTCACCGTGGACACCGGCGGCTTCCCGCCCGAGCAGCTCGCCAACATCGCGGCGCTGTCCTCGAAGCTGGGCGCGGTGGCGCACCACACGGTGGACGCGCGCGACACCCTCTTCCAGGGCTACCTGCGCTACCTCATCGCCGGCAACGTGCTGCGCGGCCAGGTCTACCCGCTGAGCGTCTCCGCCGAGCGTGCCTGCCAGGCCGTGGAGGCCGTGCGCATGGCGCGCGAGCTGGGCGCGCAGGCCATTGCCCACGGCAGCACGGGCGCGGGCAATGACCAGGTCCGCTTCGACGTGGCCTTCCGCTCGCTCGCTCCGGAGCTGGAGCTGCTCACGCCCATCCGCACGCTGGGCCTCAGCCGGCAGCAGGAGCTGTCCTTCCTCGCCGAGCGCGGCATCCACATGCCCCCGAAGCTGGGCTCCTACTCCGTCAACGAGGGCATGTGGGGCACCTCGGTGGGCGGCCGGGAGACGCTGGACTCGTGGAGCGCGCTACCCGAGGCGGCCTTCCCCGGCGGCGTCATTCCCACGGACCTGAAGCCCCGCACGCTCACCCTCTCCTTCGAGCAGGGCATCCCGTCCGCGCTGGACGGCGAGAAGCTGTCGCCCGTGAAGCTGGTGGAGACGCTCAACGCCATCGGCCGCACGTACGGCATCGGCCGCGGCGTGCACCTGGGTGACACGATTCTCGGCATCAAGGGCCGCGTGGGCTTCGAGGCGCCGGCGGCGCACCTGCTCATCACCTCGCACCGCGAGCTGGAGAAGCTGGTGCTGTCCGGCAAGCAGCTCTTCTGGAAGGAGTCGATGGGCAACCTCTACGGCTCGCTGCTGCACGAGGGCCACTTCTTCGACCCGCTGGTGAAGGACCTGGAGGCGTTCCTCACCTCGTCGCAGGAGCGCGTGACGGGCGAGGTACGGCTGGTGCTCCACCCCAGGACGATGGTGGTGGAGGGCGTGAAGTCGCCGCACTCGCTGATGGACGCGAAGGTGGCGACGTACGGGGAAGCCAACGTGTTGTGGACGGGTTCTGAAGCGGCGGGCTTCGCCAAGCTGTACGGCGTGGCGCAGATGCTCTCTCACCGGGCCAAGGGAGGTTGA